Genomic window (Saccharothrix australiensis):
CGACCCCGCCGGGCTGAAGCGGCGCTCGGTGCTGTCCTACGACCCCAACGGCAACGTCACCAAGGTCGTGCGCACCGGCAACGAGTCGAACACCGGCGTCCTGGACGACGGTGTCAGCGAGACCACCGAGTTCGGTTACGACCAGGCGGGCCGGCAGACCTCGCAGACCGTGTGGCTCGGCGCGGACCGGCTGGTCACGAACTACGGGTACGACCAGCGCGGCCTGCTGACCTCGTCGACCGACCCGCGGGCCGGCGACGCGCACACCTCGCTGTTCGGCTACGACGAACTCGGCAGGCTGGTCACCGCGTCCACGCCGCCGGTCACCGCCGAACGGCTCGGCGCGCAACCGGAGACCAAGCGGGCCGTCACGACCCTCGGCTACGACGTGTCCGGGTCCGTCGTGGACGCCCGCGACGCGGCGGGCCGCACCACCCACGTGGACCACGACAAGCTCGGCCGCCAGGTCGCCACGCACCTGCCGGACTACACGCCGCCGGGCGCGACCGAGCCGATCAAGGCCGTGTGGCGCACCGCCTACGACGAACTCGGCAACGTCACCGAGACCACCGACCCGCGCGGCGCGGTGAGCCGGTTCACCTACGACCAGCTCGGCCGGCTGGTGTCCTCGGTGGCGCCGAAGTGGGACGTCCCCGGTGAAGCGGGCGGTACGACCGCCTACACCTACACCAGGGTCGGCGAACTGCTCGCGGTGACCGGACCGACCGGCGCGCGGACCGAACGCACCTACGACGAGTTCGGCCGGATGGACACGCTCTCCGTCCTGGAGCGCAAGCCGACGCCCGGCACGTACACGACCCGCTTCTCCTACCGCGACACCGGGGAGCTCGCGACGACCACGTCACCGGGCGGGGTGGTCGACAAGATCGACTACGACGCCGCGGGCGACCCGATCACGTTCACCTCGGGCGCGGGCGTGCGCACCCGGCTCGGCTACGACCGGGCGGGCCGCCCGGTGAAGTCGGTGGACGGCCTCGGGCGGACCCGCCGCGTCCAGTACGACCAGGCGGGGAGGGCGGTCAAGAGCCTCGACATCGCCCCGACCGGCGGCCTGCTGCGCCAGACCGCCACGGGCTACGACCGGGCGGGCAACGCGATCTCCCACACCGACCCGGAGCAGCGGGTCACGGAGGTGGCGGTCGACGCGCTCGGCCGCGTCACCCGGCAGACCGAGCCGGTGGCGGCGGGCGAGTCCCTCACGACCTCGTTCGGCTACGACATCGTCGGCAACCCCACCAGGTTCACCAACGGCCGCGAGCACAGCACGTGGACGACGTTCACCAGCTGGGACCTGCCGGAGTCGGTGGTGGAGCCGTCGACCACCGCCCACCCCGCGCCCGGCGACCGCACCTGGACCACGTCCTACGACGCCGCGGGCAACCCGGTGAGCACGGTGGCGCCGGGCGGTGTGCGCCGTGACCGCACGTTCGACCTGCTCGGCCTGCTGCGCGCGGAAACCGCCCCCGACACCGCCGAGCGCGTGCTCGACTACGACGACCTCGGGCGGCTCGTCCGGGCGGGTGGCAACACCTTCTCCTACGACGACCGCGGCGCGCTGCTCGACACCGCCGGCCCGTCGGGCGCCTCGTCGTTCCGCTACAACGGGGACGGCGACCTGCTCTCCCGCGCCGACGCCTCCGGCACCTCGGCCTTCACCTACCTCGACGGGCGGCTGAAGACCCTCCGCGACGGCATCACCGGCACCGTGCAGACGCTGGGCTACGACGAAGCGGGCGCGCTGTCGACCGTCGACTACGGCGGCCGGGGCGTGCGCAGGTTCGACTACGACGAGCTGGGCCGGCTCAAGACCGACGCGGTGGGCACGGCGGCGTCCACCGCCTACGGCTACGACCTGGCGGACCGGCTCACCGGCAAGACCACCACCGGTGTCGCGGGCGCGGGGACGCAGACCTACGGCTACGACTTCGCCGGACGCCTCACGTCGTGGAACGGTGTCGCCTACGGCTGGGACGCGGCCGGGAACCGCACCCGCGTCGGCGACAAGACCGCGCAGTACGACGAACGCGACCGCCTCCTGACCGACGGGGCCAGCAGCTACACCTACACCCCACGGGGAACGCGCGCGACGAAGACCACCGGGACGACCGTCGTCCCCTTCGCCTTCGACGGTTTCGACCGGATGACCGCGCAGGGCGCGACCCACTACACCTACGACGCGCTGGACCGGGTCGCCACGCGGGACGCGACCGGGTTCTCCTACAGCGGTCCGGGCAACGACCTGGCCTCGGACGGCTCGGCCACGTTCAGCCGCGACCCGTCCGGCGAGGTGATCGCGCTGGCGTCCGGCGCGGACCAGCGGCTCACGGTGGCCGACGCGCACGGCGACGTCGTCGGCGGCTTCGACCCGGCGACCGGGCCGACCGCGCTGGCCGATTCCGCGTCCTACGACCCGTTCGGCGCGGTGACGGCGGTCGGCGGGGCGAAGCGCCCGCTCGGCTTCCAGGGCGACCACACCGATCCCGAGACCGGCCAGGTCAACATGGGCGCGCGGTGGTACGACCCGGCGAGCGGCGCGTTCGACAGCCGGGACGACGCCTCGCTGCCCACCTCCCCGTCGGCGATGGCGAACCGGTACGGCTACGGGTCCTCGTCGCCGGTGAACTTCACGGACCCGTCCGGGCACAACTCGCTGCCGCCGGGCTGGACCTGCACGCCGAGCTGGTGGGACCCGTTCAGCGGCAACCAGTCCGCGGACTGCCACATGACCCCGCCGAGCGACGACGGCGGCGTGGGCGGCAGCACCTGCGGCGGCGGCGGGGTGGACCCGAGAATCCAGACGCGCGCCCCCCGCTGCTGTTCCGGCGGCACGGCGAGCAAGGCGTCCAACGGGTGCGCCGGCAGCTCCACCACCACCATGAAGGGCGGCAAGGGCACCAGCATGAAGGGCGGCAAGGCCGGCGGGAAGGGCGGCGGGCGCAAGAACGCCACGAAGCCCAAGCCGAAGCCCGACCCGGCGATCGCCGCCCGGAAGGAGGCCCGCAACAGCGCCCGCACCAACCCGCGGCCGATCCCGCAGGCCATGCGCACGCCGCTGTACGGCTCGACGTACACCCCGCCGGTCTCGTCCGCGCCGCACGCGTGGTCCCACGAGGTGGGCGACTACCAGGAGCCGGTCGACGACGTCAACGAGAGCTACCGTCGACTCCAGCGGTCGCTGACGGTCGACCCGGGCACCCTGCTGGGCAAGGTCGCCGACACGGTGGCGGCGCCCTCCGAGATCACCGCGACCAACGCGGCGAACAAGTTCCGCATGGACCCGGAGTCGGGCGCAGGCCAGCGGCACAACCGCGAGGACTTCCCGACCCAGGAGGAGTACGAGCAGTACTGGGGCGAGAAGAACGGTTGCGTCGACAACGGGACCTGGGACCGGACGGGTCCGGAGTGCGACCCGCCGAACCCCGCCGACACGGCCCGGCAGAACCGGGCGGTCGGTGACTTCCTGATGATGCTGCTCGGTGTCGACGACATCAGCGCCTGCTTCGAGGACGGTTCGATCGAGGGCTGCCTGTGGTCCGCGATGGCGATCATCCCCGGCGGCAAGCTCGCCAAGGGCGCGAAGCTCGGCGAGCTCTCCGGCGACGCGGCGCACCTCGGCGACGCCGGTCGGCACATGGTCGGGAACTCCGGCAAGCTGGCCCTGCCGTTCCACGACCCGGCCCTGCGCGACCAGGTCCGGAGCGTGGTGGAGCACTTCGACAAGTTCGGCACGCCGCCCGCCGGCGTGTTGCAGGGCGGCAGCAGGCGTGGGGACGGGATCTACCGGGGTGGCGGCCTGCCTCCCAAGTCCGACAAGTACTACGTGGAAACCGATGTGTGGCCCACGAAACCGGGGGAGCACCGCAAGAGCGGGCGGCTGGTCATGGGCGCTCTGGGCGAGGTCTACTACACCAACCACTACGATGACGGCTTCGCGCTGATCCGCTCGGGATACTAGGGACGTTCGTGGACCTGAGAGATGTGGTGAGACGCCATCCGTGGCTCGGGGAACGACCGCACCTGGTCGAGGCGGACCGCCGGGAGGACTTGATCCGGGCGCTGGGAGCGGCGGACGGCGTCCGGGTGCGGACGGTGCGGGCGCGGACGTCGGTGCCCGAACTGGTCACCGGGATCGGGCGGGCGCTGGAGTTCCCCGAGCCTCTGCCGCGCGGCTGGTGGGCGTTCAACGACTACTACCGCGAGATCGACCGGCTCTCGCTCGGCCCGTTCGCGGTGGTGGTGGACGACGCGGACCTGCTGGCCCGGAGCGCGGGCGTGGCGGCCTTCGTCGGAGCGGTGCACCGCTTGCTCTCCATCGCCGACGGAGGCGAACCGTGGGAGGACGTGGACGTGCGCGTCGGGTACTTCTTCGTCGGGAGGTGGGCGGAGCTGGTCTCGCAGGGCGCCCGCGGGGTCGGCCCGGTCGACCGGGCCGACCCCGCGGGCTAACGCCGCGCGGGTGGCTCGCCGAGGGTGGCCTGCGCCTGGTCGAGCATCGTCCGCATGCCGTTCAGGAAGCTGGTCGCGTCGTGCAGCGCCGTGTGGAGCTGCTCGGCCAACTCCTCCGACGCGCTGGTGAACACCACCACCTCGGTCGACTCCAAGCGCTGGTTCAGCGACGAGACCGCGGTGCGCCAGCGGTGCAGCAGGTCGATCAGCTCGGCGTCGTGGCGCGGTCCGGCGCGAGCAGCAGCAGGTTCACCCCGAAGCCCTGCGCCGAGCGCGGCACCTGGAAGTCGGAGTGCGTGCGCAGCAGCGCGCTGGTCGCGAACTCGCGGTAGGCGCGGCTGCGGGCGTACTCCTCCACCGTGTCGCGCGCCAGGTCGTCGCTCAACGCGTCGGTGGTCGCGACCTCAAGCAGGAACAGGTCCTGCGGCCTGGTTAACGCGGTGAGGTTCGCCGGCAGCTCGGTGTCGTGGTCGAACGGCTCGCCGACCAGTCGCACGTCGTCACTCGGACTCCTCGCGCCGGCGGCTCCACCCCACCTCCCCGCGACGCCGAGAGGCTGCCCGCCCCGGACAGGGCGGGCAGCCTCTCGGTCAGTGCCGAACCCCGCATGGCCAAATGCCGGGTACGCCGAGGTCGAGCCGGTCAGCCGATACCGTAGACGTGCACCGTCACGTGGCCGTCCGCGCCCTTGATCACGTAGGGCTCGTGGTGGCCCCGGTAGGGCAGGCAGCCGTCGGCGAGCCGGTCGTCGGAGCCCCCGTCGCGGTCGTTGACGAAGGCGCACACCTGCTCGACGGCGTCCTCGGGGAACGGCACCTCCTCCACGGCGGCGCCGGTCGTCGGGTAGCGCCACCGGGACGGGATGTCCCCGGCGCGGCCCTGGTGCCACAGCAGCCGGTCCTGGTCCGCCTGCCGCAGGACCACCGCGCCGTACGGCTCGGGGTCCCGGTGCTCGCCGGGGTCGGCGAACTCGATCGAGTACGCCACCCGCGTCCGCTGCTCCGCCCCGGCGGGGCCGACGCCGGACAGACCGGTCAGCAGCAACCCCGCCGACGCGACCAACGACGCCTTGCCCAACCACCCGACGACCATTCCTGCCTCCGCACCCGTGATGGCGTTGCCGACACCGCTCGAACGTAGGCAGCGGAGGCCCACCCCGCCGCGCGCAGCGCGAAAACCGTCCGCGCGGGTGAGGTGTCCACGTCCGGACGGTGAACGTGCCCTGCGCCGGACACGGACGGTGTCCTGCACGGCCCGGTCGTACGGGTGGTGCGGAGAGCGCGACAACCACCCCATCGTGTGGCCGGATGAGGGGCGGCAGCAGCCCCTGTGGCGACTACTGTCATGCGGCGACCTGGTGCCCGGAGAAGGGTTCGCGCCATGTGGCGGTTACTGGTGGTGTCGGTGCTGGTCCCCCTGCTGCTGTGGTCGTCGGGGGTTTCGGCGGCCTCGGGCGTGCTCGTGGGACGGTCGGGCGCGGCGGCGTTGGCCAATGCCGCGCTGCGGCCCGACACCCCGCCGGACGGGGCGAACGACTGGTCCTGCGCGCCCTCGCCCGCGCACCCCCGGCCGGTGGTGCTGGTGCACGGCACGGTCGAGAACATGACCTACAACTGGTTCGCGCTCGCCCCGCTGCTGGCCGACGAGGGGTACTGCGTCTTCGCGTTCAACTACGGCCAACGCCCCGGTCGCGTCGTCGGGCTGCCGGGTTCCCGCCTCGCCGGTGGCGTCGCGCCCATCGCGGAGTCGGCCGCCGAGCTCGCCGCGTTCGTCGACGAGGTGCGGTACCGCACCGGCGCGGCCGAGGTCGACCTCGTCGGCCACAGCCAGGGCGGGCTGATGCCGCGCCACTACCTGAAGTTCCTCGGCGGCGCGGCCGCGGTGCACCACCTCGTCGCCCTGGCCCCGCCCAACCACGGGACCACCGTGCTGGGCCTCTCCCGGCTGCCCGGCGTGCCCGAGCTGCTCGCCGCCGGCCTCGGCGAGTCGGTGGCGGACCAGGTCGTCGGCTCGGACTTCCTGCGCGCGCTCAACGCGGGCGGCGACACCGTGCCCGGCGTGCGCTACACGGTGATCGCCACCCGCTACGACGAGGTGGTCACCCCCTACACCTCCGCCTTCCTGGACGGCCCGGAGGTCACCAACATCACCCTGCAACGGCTGTGCGGCCCGGCGCACGCCTCCGAGCACCTCGCCGTCCCCTTCGACCAGGCGGCGCTCCGGCACGTCCTCAACGCGCTGGACCCGGCCCACGCCCGGCCGGTGGCGTGCGGCTTGGCGCTGCCGGTCGTCGGCGGCTGACCGACCCCTGGGCCCGCGGTGGTCAGATGACCGTGCCGACGTCCTGCGCCACGATCCGGTCCAGGCAGCGCTCGGCCAGCGCCGTGATCGTCCACGACGGGTTGCAGCACGCGGTGGAGCCGGGGATGAGGGAGCCGTCGGTGACGTAGAGGCCGGGGTTGTCGTGGACCCGGCCGTACGGGTCGCACACCGGCCCGATCACCGCGCCGCCCAGCGGGTGGAAGGTGTTCGGGTCCACCGGCTGGACGGGGGCGAACACCCCTCCGCTGGTCAGGGCCATCCGCGTGACCGCCGCGTCGATCGCGATCTCGGGGTCGACGTCGGAGGTCGGCGGCCACACCAGCCGGGCCGAGTCGGTCAGCGGGTCGTAGTGGAACGCGCCGTGCCCGTTCGGGATCGCCATGCCCGCCACGTACATGGAGAACGTCTCGACGTCGAACGGCGCCGGCGGGTGGAACAGCGTCACGGGACCGGTGCCGGCGTCCCAGTCGAGCGCCGCGATCGCGGTCGGACCGCCCTGGTGCGGCAGGGTGGGGTCGAGCGGTTCGGTGCGCAGGAACACCCGGTCGCCGTTGGTGCCCCAGAAGCGGCCGACGTCGGGCGGCAGGTTCGGCATCGTCCCGGACCCCTTCGCCCGCACCAGCAGCCGCGAGGTGTTGGCCGACCCGGCGTTGAGCAGCACGGTGTCGGTGTGCACCACGACGTTCTCCTGCACCACGCCGTCGGTGTCGATGCGGTGGCAGCGCAGCACGTACCGGGTCGTGCCGCCGGGCGCGAGCTCCTTCACCACGTGCAGCGGCGCGATGGTGACCAGGCCGGTCGCCACCGCCTCGGCCAGGTAGGTCTTGTCCACCGAGTACCGGGCGCCGTTGTTCACGCCGTACAGGAACTCGCCGTGCGACGTCCACGGCGGCAGGTCGCCGCGCAGCTCGGCGCGGATGACGTCCCAGTTCATCGGTTGCAGCACGCGCACACCGGTGGTGCCTGCCCGTTCGGCGTCGGCGAGGAACTTCCGGGAGGACGTGTAGCGGACGTGGTTGAGGATGTCGTCCGGTATCGGCGTCATCCGCAGCATCGACGCCACCCTGGGGTAGTGGACGGCGGCCATCTCGTCGTAGTCCACCGAGGAGGGCATGACCCTGGTGAACAGCTCCTCGGACGGTTGCAGCGAGATCCCCTCGTAGTGCAGGGAACCGCCGCCGACGCCCGCGCCGCACAGGACGCTCATCCCGACCCCGCGAACCCGTTCCACCAGGCCGGTGTAGGGCTGGAACACGGCGGGCGGCGACGACGGCACCACCGGCGTCGGCTCCAGCCAGCTCACCCGCCGGTCGGGGTGGTAGAAGCGCGGGAAGGTGTTGTCGTTGGGGACGCTGTTCCACCAGCGGCCCCGTTCCACCACGAGGGTGCGCACCCCGGCGCGGGCCAGGCGCAGGGCCGCGACACCGCCGCCGAACCCGCTGCCCACCACGACGGCCCGGTACCACTCGTCGCGCGTCGGCGCGGGCGCGGGGAAGCCGACGTCGGGCAGGGCCCGCGCCGCCGCGGCCTCGCCCAGCCCGACCGTCGCGGCCGCGGCGCCGACACCGGCCAGGAAGCCGCGTCGGGAGATGCGCTGTCCCGTGGTCATGTTCCGGGTCCTTCCAGCTGTGGTGGAGGGGGCCTCCTGACCATCCGGGCCGGCGGGACGGGCCGCAATGAAGCGGGGGACCCCGGTCGGACAGCCCGAACCATCCGGCCGCCGGGCCCGCCGTCGGCGGGTTCGCGCTGGTCGCCGTCGCGCGCTCGGTGGGACGCCCGGCGGCGTCATGCTTCCGGGCCGGCACCAGCAGGCGGCTTATGCCCTCCGGTGGCGCGCCGCAGACTCGGTGCGACGCGGGCTTCGGACCAGCGGGGCTCCGGACCGGTGGGTCCGGACCGGGACCGGCGGGCTTCGGGCCGGCGGGTCCCGGCCCGGTGACCACCGCACCGGGCCGCGCCCGGCACAGAGAGGACGGTGACCGCTGATGGCAGCCGGTCCCGATGTCCGACCGCAGGCGCACGGGCGCGAGGACGGCGCGCACCTCCGGGGTGTCGCGGCGGGGCAGGCGGTGTTCGACGAGGCGGGCATCGTGGCGGCGGTCGGCCGGGTGCGGGAGCGGGCGCACCTCGTGGTGCTCGACGGGCGGGTGGGCGTGGCGCTCGACGACGGCGGCGGTCCGCCACCCGGCGGGCACGTGGGCACGCTGCCTCCGCTGTACCCCGAGTGGCTGGGCGACCGCTCGTTCTGCCAGGCGCACGGCGTGCGCTTCCCTTACGTGGTCGGGGAGATGGCCAACGGCATCGCTACCACCGGCATGGTCGCCGCGGCGGCGCGCGCGGGCCTGCTGGGCTTCTTCGGCGCGGCCGGCCTGCCCGTCGCCGCCGTCGACCGGGCGCTGGACGAGCTGGCCGCGACGCCGGGCGAGCACGCGCCGTGGGGGGTGAACCTCATCCGCTCGCCGCACGAGCCCGCCACCGAGAACCGGGTCGCGGACCTGTTGCTGCGGCGGGGTGTCCGGCGCGTGTCGGTGTCGGCGTTCACCGAGCCGAGCCTCGCCGTGGTGCGGTGCGCGGCGACCGGGCTGCGGCGCGGTCCGCACGGGGTGCACCGCCGCGTGCGGTTGTTCCCCAAGGTCTCCCACCCGGTCGTCGCCGAGCGGTTCATGTCGCCCGCGCCCGCCGCGCTGCTGCGCGCGCTGGTGGACGACGGGCACCTGACGCGGGAGGAGGCCGAGCTGGCGGGCCACGTGCCGCTGGCCGAGGACATCACCGTCGAGGGCGACAGCGGCGGCCACACCGACAACCGGCCGCTGGTCGCGCTGCTGCCCGCGATCACGGCGTTGCGCGACGAGGTGGTGCGCCGGTTCGGCTACCGGGAGCCGGTCCGGGTGGGCGCGGCGGGCGGGCTGGGCAGCCCGGCCGGTGTCGCGGCGGCGTTCGCGCTCGGCGCGGCCTACGTGCTGACCGGGTCGGTGAACCAGGCCGCGGTGGAGTCCGGGCTGTCCGCCGACGCCAAGGAGATGGTCGCCGCCGCGGACATCTCCGACGTGGTGATGGCGCCGGCCGCCGACCTGTTCGAGTTCGGCGGCAAGGTGCAGGTGCTGAGCCGCGGCACCATGTACGCGGTCCGGGCCGCCAAGCTGTACGAGCTGTACGTGGGCCACTCGTCGCTGGAGGAGATCCCGGACCGGGTGCGGCTCAAGCTGGAGCGTGAGGTGCTGCACGCCTCGCTGGAGGAGGTGTGGGCGGAGACGGCCCGGTTCTGGCAGGCGGTCGACCCCGGTCAGCTCGTCCACGCGGAGGCCGAGCCGAAGCACCGGATGGCGTTGCTGTTCCGCTGGTACCTG
Coding sequences:
- a CDS encoding esterase/lipase family protein — its product is MWRLLVVSVLVPLLLWSSGVSAASGVLVGRSGAAALANAALRPDTPPDGANDWSCAPSPAHPRPVVLVHGTVENMTYNWFALAPLLADEGYCVFAFNYGQRPGRVVGLPGSRLAGGVAPIAESAAELAAFVDEVRYRTGAAEVDLVGHSQGGLMPRHYLKFLGGAAAVHHLVALAPPNHGTTVLGLSRLPGVPELLAAGLGESVADQVVGSDFLRALNAGGDTVPGVRYTVIATRYDEVVTPYTSAFLDGPEVTNITLQRLCGPAHASEHLAVPFDQAALRHVLNALDPAHARPVACGLALPVVGG
- a CDS encoding GMC oxidoreductase, whose translation is MTTGQRISRRGFLAGVGAAAATVGLGEAAAARALPDVGFPAPAPTRDEWYRAVVVGSGFGGGVAALRLARAGVRTLVVERGRWWNSVPNDNTFPRFYHPDRRVSWLEPTPVVPSSPPAVFQPYTGLVERVRGVGMSVLCGAGVGGGSLHYEGISLQPSEELFTRVMPSSVDYDEMAAVHYPRVASMLRMTPIPDDILNHVRYTSSRKFLADAERAGTTGVRVLQPMNWDVIRAELRGDLPPWTSHGEFLYGVNNGARYSVDKTYLAEAVATGLVTIAPLHVVKELAPGGTTRYVLRCHRIDTDGVVQENVVVHTDTVLLNAGSANTSRLLVRAKGSGTMPNLPPDVGRFWGTNGDRVFLRTEPLDPTLPHQGGPTAIAALDWDAGTGPVTLFHPPAPFDVETFSMYVAGMAIPNGHGAFHYDPLTDSARLVWPPTSDVDPEIAIDAAVTRMALTSGGVFAPVQPVDPNTFHPLGGAVIGPVCDPYGRVHDNPGLYVTDGSLIPGSTACCNPSWTITALAERCLDRIVAQDVGTVI
- a CDS encoding PfaD family polyunsaturated fatty acid/polyketide biosynthesis protein encodes the protein MAAGPDVRPQAHGREDGAHLRGVAAGQAVFDEAGIVAAVGRVRERAHLVVLDGRVGVALDDGGGPPPGGHVGTLPPLYPEWLGDRSFCQAHGVRFPYVVGEMANGIATTGMVAAAARAGLLGFFGAAGLPVAAVDRALDELAATPGEHAPWGVNLIRSPHEPATENRVADLLLRRGVRRVSVSAFTEPSLAVVRCAATGLRRGPHGVHRRVRLFPKVSHPVVAERFMSPAPAALLRALVDDGHLTREEAELAGHVPLAEDITVEGDSGGHTDNRPLVALLPAITALRDEVVRRFGYREPVRVGAAGGLGSPAGVAAAFALGAAYVLTGSVNQAAVESGLSADAKEMVAAADISDVVMAPAADLFEFGGKVQVLSRGTMYAVRAAKLYELYVGHSSLEEIPDRVRLKLEREVLHASLEEVWAETARFWQAVDPGQLVHAEAEPKHRMALLFRWYLGRSSHWAIDGERARRADYQVWCGPAMGAFNRWAAGSHLAPVGNRSVGDIGLNLLEGAAVVTRAQQLRSHGLPVPARAFAFTPRRLAGERHGA